One Brevibacillus choshinensis genomic window carries:
- a CDS encoding DsrE/DsrF/DrsH-like family protein — translation MEAQKEKTTIVLFSGDLDKAIAAFIIANGAAAYDHDVTIFFTFWGLNTMRKDEIVKVNKGFLEKAFGWMMPRGAKKLGLSKMNMMGMGPKMIKHVMKKHNALTLPQLIELAQEQGVKLVACTMTMDLLGLQKEELLDGMEYAGVAAYLGDATQAKVNLFI, via the coding sequence ATGGAAGCTCAAAAAGAGAAAACAACGATTGTCCTGTTCAGTGGGGATTTAGATAAAGCGATTGCGGCTTTTATTATTGCGAACGGTGCCGCAGCGTATGATCACGATGTCACGATTTTCTTTACGTTCTGGGGATTGAACACCATGCGCAAAGACGAGATCGTCAAGGTGAATAAAGGCTTCCTCGAAAAGGCGTTTGGCTGGATGATGCCTCGCGGCGCCAAAAAGCTGGGGTTGTCCAAAATGAATATGATGGGCATGGGGCCAAAGATGATCAAGCACGTCATGAAAAAGCATAATGCATTGACGTTGCCTCAGTTGATCGAACTGGCTCAGGAACAAGGGGTCAAGCTGGTGGCATGCACCATGACGATGGATCTCCTGGGTCTGCAAAAGGAAGAGCTGCTGGACGGAATGGAATATGCAGGGGTAGCGGCTTATCTGGGCGATGCTACACAAGCGAAAGTGAATCTGTTTATTTAG
- a CDS encoding EamA family transporter — MRYILLVFIGACSYGILSTIVKLAYGQGYSPAEVIGGQMFFGFVLTWLPALFFLRTKPQWRQLLLLVAVGLTVGSTGIFYYNALQFIPASIAIVLLFQFTWMGVLAEAFLTRRRPDRQTIGSLVLLLIGTLLAGGLFEGGGWGQFNFMGVMLGLLSAVSYTLFLIFSGKAAITVQPWVRSSAMATGSLLLASLIYPPVFLFNGALLDGLFPYVFLLAFFGIFLPTVLFNFGIPHIGAGMAAILGAAELPMAVISSYVVLNESVSLLQTLGVVVILIGIVLPEWFRRRGKRGNTQETSDRH, encoded by the coding sequence ATGCGTTATATACTGCTGGTCTTTATAGGGGCGTGTAGTTACGGGATTCTCTCCACCATCGTCAAGCTGGCTTATGGACAGGGATACTCCCCCGCAGAAGTGATCGGTGGGCAAATGTTTTTCGGCTTTGTCTTAACCTGGCTGCCTGCTTTGTTTTTCTTGCGGACAAAACCCCAATGGAGGCAATTACTTTTGCTGGTTGCTGTTGGACTGACTGTTGGATCGACTGGCATTTTCTATTACAATGCCCTTCAATTCATACCCGCTTCGATTGCGATCGTCCTGTTATTTCAATTTACGTGGATGGGCGTACTGGCGGAAGCCTTTCTGACTCGTCGGCGTCCTGACAGACAAACGATCGGCTCACTCGTATTGTTGCTCATAGGAACGCTGCTTGCCGGTGGCCTGTTTGAAGGCGGCGGATGGGGACAGTTCAATTTTATGGGAGTCATGCTTGGATTGCTCTCGGCCGTATCCTACACACTGTTTCTCATTTTCAGCGGAAAAGCAGCGATCACCGTCCAACCGTGGGTGCGCAGCTCGGCCATGGCAACAGGCTCACTGCTTTTGGCCAGCTTGATTTACCCACCTGTCTTCCTCTTCAATGGCGCTTTGTTGGATGGTCTATTTCCGTATGTATTCCTGCTCGCTTTTTTCGGAATTTTTTTGCCGACCGTCTTGTTCAACTTTGGCATTCCGCACATTGGTGCTGGCATGGCTGCCATTTTGGGGGCTGCCGAATTGCCTATGGCTGTCATCTCTTCGTACGTGGTCCTGAATGAATCTGTAAGCCTGCTCCAAACGTTGGGAGTGGTCGTCATCCTGATCGGGATCGTCCTGCCAGAATGGTTCCGCAGACGCGGTAAACGCGGGAATACGCAAGAAACCTCCGATAGACATTGA
- a CDS encoding sulfite exporter TauE/SafE family protein has product MDALLFLLMLSLGLFGSFFSGLLGIGGAIINYPLLLFVPDWLNVAHFTAQEVSSISMFQVFFASLSGVLAFRKKNGKGSPLIHKGLVKDMGISILVGSLLGGFISRYLSGDSINLVYGILAVVAVVLMLIKNKGKEENPEDVTYNRGIAIPSAFVVGIVSGIVGAGGAFVLIPIMLTVLKIPTRVTIASSLAIVFISAIGGVLGKLTTGHIPLWPVLFTVIGSVIGAPLGSRVSAKMNVNVLRYGLLILISVTAIKIWSDIIL; this is encoded by the coding sequence ATGGACGCTCTATTGTTTCTACTCATGCTGTCACTGGGCTTATTCGGTTCATTCTTTTCCGGATTACTCGGAATTGGCGGCGCCATCATTAACTATCCATTGCTGCTCTTTGTGCCAGATTGGTTGAATGTTGCCCATTTCACGGCGCAGGAGGTATCGTCGATTTCCATGTTCCAAGTGTTTTTCGCCTCGTTGTCAGGGGTGCTGGCTTTCCGCAAGAAAAACGGGAAGGGCTCGCCTTTGATTCACAAAGGGCTGGTCAAGGATATGGGGATCAGCATCCTCGTCGGGAGCTTGCTGGGTGGCTTCATCTCCAGGTACCTATCGGGAGACAGCATCAATCTCGTCTATGGGATCTTGGCTGTCGTCGCGGTTGTACTCATGCTGATCAAAAACAAAGGGAAGGAAGAGAATCCCGAGGATGTCACGTACAACCGAGGCATTGCGATTCCCTCTGCGTTCGTCGTCGGGATCGTATCTGGCATTGTAGGGGCTGGAGGTGCCTTTGTTCTCATCCCGATCATGCTGACTGTACTGAAAATCCCAACCCGCGTAACCATTGCATCGTCCTTAGCTATCGTATTCATTTCCGCCATCGGTGGTGTATTGGGGAAACTGACAACGGGACACATTCCGTTGTGGCCCGTTCTGTTCACCGTGATCGGCAGTGTGATCGGAGCACCTTTGGGCAGCCGGGTCAGTGCCAAAATGAATGTAAATGTCTTGCGCTATGGATTGCTGATCCTGATCAGTGTGACGGCGATTAAAATATGGAGCGACATTATCCTGTAA
- a CDS encoding rhodanese-like domain-containing protein, translating into MSKGWQDITTEQVESRLSKDPGIQLIDVRNPDEYEVGHIPGAKLIPLPELPARINEIDQSREVIFICRSGNRSGKACEYLTQLGFANLNNMVGGMLAWTGKQERN; encoded by the coding sequence ATGAGCAAGGGATGGCAAGACATAACGACAGAGCAAGTGGAAAGCAGACTGTCTAAGGATCCAGGCATACAGCTCATCGATGTTCGAAATCCAGATGAATATGAGGTAGGCCATATACCGGGCGCCAAGCTGATTCCTTTGCCTGAACTGCCTGCTCGCATAAATGAGATTGATCAAAGCCGGGAAGTGATCTTCATCTGCCGGAGCGGGAATCGCAGCGGCAAGGCGTGTGAATACCTGACACAGCTAGGCTTTGCAAACCTGAACAACATGGTCGGCGGAATGCTGGCATGGACAGGGAAACAAGAACGCAACTAA
- a CDS encoding rhodanese-like domain-containing protein: MDFSTILLILAYAVTTWYLITRFRSVKGLQNLSAEEFKDRVNQKSRVMLIDVREPHEYKKGYIPSAVNIPLSQLNSRVKEISSKNDVLLYCRSGMRSKQAAKVLSKHGFTNMAHLKGGLITWSGAIKKK; encoded by the coding sequence ATGGATTTCTCGACTATACTTCTGATTCTCGCTTACGCTGTCACTACGTGGTATTTGATCACACGATTCAGGTCGGTAAAGGGTCTGCAAAATTTATCCGCAGAGGAATTCAAAGATCGGGTGAATCAAAAAAGCAGGGTGATGTTGATCGACGTGAGGGAGCCCCATGAATACAAGAAGGGGTATATTCCTTCGGCGGTCAATATCCCACTGTCCCAGCTGAACAGCCGGGTCAAGGAAATATCCAGCAAAAACGACGTGCTGCTCTATTGCCGCAGCGGGATGCGCAGCAAACAGGCAGCAAAGGTATTGAGCAAGCACGGCTTTACCAACATGGCTCATCTCAAAGGCGGCCTGATTACCTGGAGCGGCGCAATCAAAAAGAAATGA
- a CDS encoding DedA family protein, translating to MVVDMLTDSVSQFGYFALFFLLWLGIVGMPIPDEVIVLSAGVLTATGVLKVVPAFIATYLGVVSGLSLGYVLGRTVGAPALNWIGRKKGMNKYVAHAQSLLERYGSYALCISYFLPVVRHVVPYLVGIGKMTFRRYAWFSYTTGLVWTLILFGIGHFTGNNVAYLNAHLSTLTQGMAMGVIGLVLVAAVGLYGYKVWKRKKERIVPSKEYSK from the coding sequence ATGGTAGTAGATATGCTGACGGATTCGGTGAGCCAATTCGGCTATTTTGCACTCTTCTTTCTATTATGGCTGGGTATTGTCGGAATGCCGATTCCGGATGAAGTCATTGTACTGTCCGCAGGTGTGTTGACCGCCACAGGTGTGCTGAAGGTCGTACCTGCTTTTATTGCTACGTATCTGGGAGTCGTTTCCGGACTGTCTCTCGGGTACGTGTTAGGGCGGACGGTAGGGGCTCCGGCTCTGAACTGGATCGGGCGAAAAAAGGGGATGAACAAGTACGTCGCGCATGCGCAGTCACTTCTGGAACGGTACGGGAGTTATGCGCTTTGCATCAGCTATTTTTTGCCGGTCGTTCGTCACGTCGTTCCCTATCTGGTGGGGATCGGGAAGATGACTTTTCGCCGATATGCATGGTTCTCCTATACGACCGGGCTTGTCTGGACGCTGATTTTGTTTGGGATCGGGCACTTCACAGGGAATAACGTCGCCTATCTCAATGCTCACTTGAGCACGCTGACGCAAGGGATGGCAATGGGAGTGATCGGTCTGGTTCTCGTCGCAGCAGTCGGACTGTACGGCTACAAGGTGTGGAAAAGAAAGAAGGAACGTATCGTCCCTTCAAAAGAATACAGCAAATAG
- a CDS encoding metal-sensitive transcriptional regulator produces the protein MDYNYGEDIKRRLRRIEGQVRGVLKMMEDQKNCKEVVAQLSAVRNASDRAIAQIVAENLQRCLLEEQEAGGDTSKMVKEAVELLVKSR, from the coding sequence ATGGACTACAACTACGGTGAAGATATTAAAAGACGCTTGCGCAGGATTGAGGGACAAGTTCGCGGTGTTTTGAAAATGATGGAGGATCAGAAAAACTGCAAGGAGGTAGTCGCGCAGCTGTCAGCTGTGAGAAATGCATCCGATCGTGCTATCGCGCAAATCGTGGCGGAAAATCTTCAGCGCTGCTTGTTGGAAGAGCAGGAGGCTGGAGGAGACACCAGCAAAATGGTGAAGGAAGCTGTTGAGCTCTTGGTGAAAAGCCGCTAA
- a CDS encoding class I SAM-dependent methyltransferase, protein MMIDCHQPVGLKERLMFFYNFLQAPGQVGSITPSSHALAKQMMKPVDWKKAHTIVELGAGTGIFTKWIDELKQPDATLVSFEKETNMRNRLELLFPGALFHEDAVELVSVLADAGLGKADAIISGLPFANFPQALRDQIMEQVYAALKPGGVFVAFQYSLQMKKQLQAVFSEVSVKLVPFNLPPAFVYVCRKEIG, encoded by the coding sequence ATGATGATTGATTGCCATCAACCGGTCGGCTTAAAAGAACGGCTGATGTTTTTCTATAATTTCTTGCAGGCACCAGGTCAAGTAGGGAGCATTACGCCTAGCTCGCACGCGCTGGCGAAGCAGATGATGAAGCCGGTTGACTGGAAAAAAGCACATACGATCGTGGAGCTAGGGGCGGGAACCGGTATTTTCACCAAATGGATCGATGAGCTGAAACAGCCGGATGCGACCCTCGTGTCATTTGAAAAAGAAACGAACATGCGGAATCGTCTGGAGCTGCTCTTTCCGGGCGCTCTTTTCCACGAGGACGCTGTCGAGCTGGTGAGTGTGCTGGCGGATGCGGGATTGGGCAAAGCCGATGCGATCATTTCCGGCTTGCCGTTCGCAAACTTCCCCCAAGCCTTGCGCGATCAGATCATGGAGCAGGTGTACGCTGCACTGAAGCCAGGCGGAGTCTTTGTCGCCTTTCAGTATTCTCTGCAAATGAAAAAGCAGCTGCAAGCGGTCTTTTCGGAAGTCTCCGTCAAGTTGGTTCCGTTTAATCTGCCTCCTGCTTTTGTGTATGTTTGCCGGAAAGAAATCGGGTAG
- a CDS encoding sulfurtransferase TusA family protein, translating into MTAQPTISVDKILDCKGLACPMPIVRTKKAMDELQPGQVMEVQATDKGSLADMQGWAKNTGHQYLGTIHDGDVLKHFLRKANAHEAKEETMYPHTISNDDLLKKWQAKEPIVVLDVREPAEYAFERIPMSISIPLGVLEGRLSELQPDAETYVICRSGNRSDLACQLLAEKGFTRVKNVIPGMSGWTGPTENQ; encoded by the coding sequence ATGACAGCTCAACCCACGATTTCTGTCGACAAAATATTGGATTGCAAGGGACTTGCATGTCCAATGCCCATCGTAAGAACGAAGAAGGCCATGGATGAACTTCAGCCTGGCCAAGTCATGGAAGTGCAAGCGACTGACAAAGGCTCTCTGGCCGATATGCAAGGCTGGGCCAAAAACACGGGGCATCAATACTTGGGGACCATCCATGATGGAGATGTGCTCAAGCATTTTCTTCGCAAGGCAAATGCCCATGAAGCAAAGGAAGAAACGATGTATCCGCATACCATCTCCAACGATGATTTGTTGAAAAAATGGCAGGCTAAGGAGCCGATCGTCGTGCTGGACGTGCGGGAACCAGCGGAATATGCATTTGAACGGATTCCTATGTCCATTTCAATACCCCTGGGAGTATTGGAAGGCCGATTGAGCGAATTGCAGCCTGATGCTGAGACGTATGTCATTTGCCGCTCGGGAAACCGCAGTGACCTAGCCTGCCAGCTGCTCGCTGAAAAAGGCTTTACACGCGTAAAAAACGTGATTCCCGGCATGTCTGGATGGACAGGACCTACAGAAAACCAATAA
- a CDS encoding DUF4870 domain-containing protein gives MNYNGVKAITHASAFFAPFLVPLIVWLLMQDRDAKNMALQALLFHVILGVLISISWALSFIVVGIPFLIVFGLMGIYYPIKGIIYSLKGRPFHYPVIGSLVR, from the coding sequence ATGAATTATAACGGTGTAAAAGCTATCACACATGCGAGTGCGTTTTTCGCGCCCTTCCTGGTGCCATTGATTGTATGGCTGCTCATGCAGGATCGCGATGCTAAAAATATGGCACTACAGGCTCTTTTGTTTCACGTGATCTTGGGAGTACTCATCAGCATTTCCTGGGCGCTCTCGTTCATCGTGGTCGGCATCCCTTTCCTGATCGTCTTCGGATTGATGGGAATCTACTATCCGATCAAAGGGATCATCTACTCGCTCAAAGGCAGACCGTTTCATTATCCAGTGATCGGCTCATTGGTGCGATAA
- a CDS encoding MBL fold metallo-hydrolase, whose protein sequence is MTPHDLTQMLFQKQPVFILDVRNENDFNDWKIEGHHVQIINIPYFDLMDGVEAALDQIPEGQPVLVVCAKEGSSIFVAEQLVEAGRDDVYYLQGGMKAWSEYLEPVKVGDLRDGGELYQFVRIGKGCLSYMIVSNGEAAIVDTLRMTDAYTAFASKHHVKITHTIDTHLHADHISGGKKLADQLGAAYWLPEKDAAEVTFSYEKLEEGREIHVGKSKITIQPIYSPGHTIGSTSFIVDDTYFLTGDILFVESIGRPDLAGLAEDWVGDLRHTLYNRYRELSDDLIVLPAHFGKYTELGEGGVVSARLGDLFANNPGLQIKDEGEFREIVTQNLPPQPNAYQEIRQTNMGKITPSEEQQQEMEIGPNRCAVHDK, encoded by the coding sequence ATGACACCACATGATTTGACACAAATGCTTTTCCAAAAACAGCCCGTGTTTATTCTCGACGTCCGCAATGAAAATGATTTTAACGACTGGAAAATTGAAGGCCATCATGTGCAAATCATCAATATTCCGTACTTCGACCTGATGGACGGAGTAGAAGCTGCACTCGACCAAATTCCAGAAGGCCAGCCGGTATTGGTCGTCTGTGCGAAAGAAGGCTCCTCCATTTTTGTGGCGGAACAGCTCGTGGAAGCAGGTCGAGACGACGTATACTATTTGCAAGGCGGCATGAAAGCTTGGAGCGAGTATCTGGAGCCGGTCAAAGTCGGTGATTTGCGAGATGGAGGAGAGCTGTACCAATTTGTCCGCATTGGGAAGGGCTGCTTGTCTTATATGATCGTATCGAATGGGGAGGCTGCGATTGTCGACACTCTCCGGATGACAGATGCCTACACGGCATTTGCCAGCAAGCATCATGTGAAGATCACCCATACGATTGATACCCACCTCCATGCCGACCACATCTCTGGTGGGAAAAAATTAGCCGATCAACTGGGCGCTGCGTACTGGTTGCCGGAAAAAGATGCGGCAGAGGTTACCTTCTCTTATGAAAAGCTGGAAGAGGGCCGTGAAATTCATGTGGGGAAATCGAAAATCACGATTCAACCCATCTACTCGCCTGGCCACACGATCGGAAGCACCTCGTTCATCGTGGACGATACCTACTTCCTGACGGGTGACATCCTGTTTGTGGAGTCCATTGGCCGCCCTGACTTGGCGGGATTGGCTGAAGATTGGGTGGGAGACCTGCGCCATACTTTGTATAATCGCTACAGAGAGCTTTCGGATGATCTCATTGTCCTGCCAGCGCACTTTGGCAAATACACGGAGCTGGGCGAGGGAGGAGTGGTGTCCGCGCGATTAGGGGACCTATTTGCGAATAACCCGGGCCTGCAAATCAAGGACGAGGGTGAATTCCGTGAAATTGTGACGCAAAACCTGCCGCCACAACCGAATGCGTATCAAGAAATTCGCCAGACCAACATGGGGAAAATAACACCGAGTGAGGAACAGCAGCAGGAAATGGAGATTGGTCCGAATCGTTGCGCTGTTCACGATAAATAA
- a CDS encoding NAD(P)-dependent oxidoreductase encodes MKIAIVGASGKAGKWIAKEALDRGHEVTAIVRDASKIAEANVAVVEKDVFALKADDLKGYDVVVNAFGAPLGQEHLHVEAGNVLIEAMKGAPDTRMIVVGGAGSLFVDEAKTTRVWETPDFPEMFLATAQNQGENLRILQGTDSIQWTFLSPSAFFDAEGARTGTYVAGKDHLLVNASGQSYISYADYAIAVLDEIENPKHRNERFTVGSK; translated from the coding sequence ATGAAAATCGCCATTGTCGGTGCAAGCGGGAAAGCAGGTAAATGGATTGCGAAGGAAGCGTTGGACCGTGGACACGAAGTGACGGCTATCGTCCGTGATGCATCAAAAATAGCGGAAGCAAACGTAGCCGTTGTGGAAAAAGACGTCTTTGCCCTGAAAGCAGATGATTTGAAAGGCTATGATGTGGTAGTCAACGCATTTGGTGCCCCATTGGGTCAGGAGCACTTGCATGTCGAAGCAGGGAATGTATTGATTGAAGCCATGAAGGGTGCGCCAGACACTCGCATGATCGTGGTAGGCGGAGCGGGCAGTCTGTTCGTCGATGAAGCGAAAACCACTCGTGTATGGGAAACGCCGGATTTCCCTGAAATGTTCTTGGCTACGGCACAAAATCAGGGAGAAAATCTGCGCATTCTACAAGGCACAGATTCCATTCAATGGACATTTCTGAGTCCGTCCGCTTTCTTTGATGCAGAAGGCGCTCGCACGGGTACCTATGTAGCAGGAAAAGATCATTTGCTGGTAAACGCCAGCGGTCAGAGCTACATCAGCTACGCTGACTACGCCATCGCTGTCCTGGATGAAATCGAAAATCCAAAGCATCGCAACGAACGCTTCACCGTAGGCTCCAAATAA
- a CDS encoding sulfurtransferase TusA family protein: MADITVDTKGMACPMPIVKAKKALDGLASGQTMEVLSTDKGSLNDFQAWVKQTKNELISHEEDNGVFKFLVKKS, from the coding sequence ATGGCAGATATAACGGTAGATACAAAAGGAATGGCATGCCCGATGCCGATCGTAAAGGCAAAGAAAGCGCTGGACGGCTTGGCTTCTGGTCAAACCATGGAAGTGCTCTCCACAGATAAAGGGTCGCTCAATGATTTCCAAGCGTGGGTGAAACAAACCAAAAACGAGTTGATTTCCCATGAAGAGGACAACGGCGTATTCAAATTTCTGGTGAAGAAATCCTAA
- a CDS encoding ABC transporter transmembrane domain-containing protein: MLTVIKNLLSYMRSYKLLTSLFLLALLFDLAFISLAPLSFKFIIDKAVEPRDPDYFFFILKVLVFTGVICLGMGILSDFALARLHTRVQADLHKRIFEHIQHLPISYFQKTRSGDLVAFFSIDLPAIGRVMNVLLTTGIQSFFVVIVSTVVLFYLEWSMAALILVGAFAIFIGPYLLSPRARKASEDDLQQFTQMTTELQENMKAQKVIKGYNLQAAVIEKFSSRLQLLSATGYRRHLMNQQLERIPLISLLFINLTIIGLGSYLALTGKITVGALVAFFTMYTSMGNSVFGLTFVIPALTEARVSMERISDLLAQSREANGQRISFTSDTHSQVDVQVDHVTFGYETKQPVLKEVSLGIPPGSRAAFVGSSGSGKSTLLQLLLGFYDPQLGQVKINGTSLADWNRGAYRERIGVVFQENFLFHGSIYDNIRISQPLATREDVIWAAKKAEIHEYIIGLPDGYETMVLDEGSNFSGGQRQRIAIARAILRDPPILLLDEATSALDPISEASINRTFDELAKGRTVISVTHRLAAITGYDQIFVFDQGKLVDQGSHQEMLDRDGSYKGLWEKQSGLSLSQNGQEATIDQERLSRLPFFQGVDPAVLGEISDLFQTETYAKGQAIIQEGDAGEKFYLIARGKVEITKAAPDSDSGQIRLAVLEDGDHFGEIALLENVPRTATVTALTPCVFLTLQRKVLYYILSRYPEIDAHVKRTLAQRRS, encoded by the coding sequence ATGCTGACCGTCATCAAAAACCTGCTGAGCTACATGCGCTCCTACAAGCTGCTGACTTCTCTTTTTTTATTGGCTTTACTGTTTGACCTCGCCTTCATTTCCCTTGCACCCTTGAGCTTTAAATTCATCATCGACAAGGCGGTTGAACCTCGCGATCCGGACTATTTCTTCTTTATTTTGAAAGTCCTTGTTTTCACTGGCGTCATATGTCTGGGCATGGGGATCTTGAGCGACTTTGCGCTGGCCCGCCTTCATACTCGCGTGCAAGCAGACCTGCACAAGCGAATTTTTGAACACATCCAACATCTTCCCATCAGCTATTTTCAGAAGACTCGGTCTGGTGATTTAGTCGCCTTTTTTTCCATCGACCTGCCAGCCATAGGAAGAGTCATGAATGTCCTGTTAACGACAGGCATCCAATCGTTTTTTGTCGTGATCGTCAGTACCGTGGTCTTGTTTTATTTGGAATGGAGCATGGCTGCGTTGATACTCGTCGGTGCTTTCGCCATCTTTATCGGTCCCTATCTGCTCAGTCCACGCGCACGCAAAGCGAGTGAAGACGATTTACAGCAATTTACCCAAATGACCACAGAACTGCAGGAAAACATGAAAGCGCAAAAAGTGATCAAGGGCTACAATCTGCAGGCGGCAGTGATTGAAAAATTCAGCTCGCGCCTTCAACTGCTATCGGCTACTGGCTATCGCAGACATCTCATGAATCAACAGCTGGAACGGATCCCGCTGATCAGTCTCTTGTTCATCAACCTGACGATCATCGGACTCGGCTCCTATCTGGCCTTGACCGGCAAAATTACGGTCGGCGCGCTCGTCGCATTTTTTACGATGTATACCTCCATGGGTAATTCCGTCTTTGGTCTGACCTTTGTTATCCCGGCTCTCACGGAAGCGCGTGTGAGCATGGAGCGAATCTCTGACTTGTTGGCGCAGTCTCGGGAAGCGAATGGACAACGGATCTCTTTTACTTCGGACACTCACAGCCAAGTAGACGTTCAGGTGGACCATGTCACCTTTGGTTATGAAACGAAGCAGCCTGTCCTAAAGGAAGTCAGCCTGGGCATCCCCCCCGGGAGCCGAGCGGCATTCGTCGGGTCCAGCGGTTCCGGGAAAAGCACGCTGCTCCAACTGCTCCTTGGATTTTACGACCCTCAGCTTGGGCAAGTAAAAATCAACGGAACGAGTCTTGCAGATTGGAATCGAGGAGCCTATCGGGAGCGAATCGGGGTCGTTTTTCAGGAAAACTTTCTGTTTCACGGCTCGATCTATGACAATATTCGAATCAGTCAGCCGCTGGCTACGCGCGAGGATGTTATATGGGCGGCGAAGAAGGCCGAGATTCACGAATACATAATAGGCCTGCCAGATGGATACGAAACAATGGTGCTCGATGAAGGCAGCAATTTTTCCGGTGGTCAGCGGCAACGAATAGCCATCGCCCGAGCCATCCTTCGCGATCCGCCCATACTGCTGCTAGACGAGGCAACCTCCGCGTTGGACCCGATCTCGGAAGCCTCCATCAATCGAACCTTTGATGAGCTGGCAAAAGGACGGACAGTTATTTCCGTGACACATCGACTGGCAGCCATTACTGGGTATGACCAAATTTTTGTCTTTGATCAAGGGAAGCTGGTCGACCAGGGAAGCCACCAGGAGATGCTGGATAGGGACGGATCTTATAAAGGCTTGTGGGAAAAGCAAAGCGGCCTGTCCCTTTCACAGAATGGGCAGGAAGCGACAATCGATCAAGAACGTCTGTCTCGCCTCCCATTCTTTCAAGGAGTTGACCCTGCCGTATTAGGGGAGATTTCTGACTTGTTTCAGACAGAAACGTACGCAAAGGGGCAAGCGATCATCCAAGAAGGAGACGCTGGCGAGAAGTTTTACCTGATTGCACGTGGGAAAGTGGAAATCACCAAGGCGGCACCCGACTCAGATTCCGGGCAAATCCGTTTGGCAGTACTGGAGGACGGCGATCATTTTGGTGAAATTGCGCTATTGGAGAACGTACCTCGGACTGCAACAGTAACGGCACTTACTCCCTGTGTCTTTTTAACCCTTCAGCGCAAGGTTCTCTACTACATTTTATCCCGTTACCCGGAAATCGACGCCCACGTGAAAAGAACGTTGGCGCAAAGACGTAGCTAG
- a CDS encoding GNAT family N-acetyltransferase: MLGKFRKCTSDEDYAKFTLYFVRHRKEFHPFFTLFDTMSHIFQTLPHARIILVEDVKDRVIGWGHYQYYSADYQDDPQGEIVLVNSVILDQKFRSSRLFVHGFRHLANQIAEENPSVKLFQFTALEDHPYLNRLYGKFAQPIGKREGYNGTENIYSTEFDRLLFYLNRPNTKN, encoded by the coding sequence ATGCTGGGAAAATTCAGGAAGTGCACAAGTGATGAAGACTATGCGAAATTCACGCTGTACTTTGTTCGTCATCGCAAAGAGTTCCACCCGTTTTTCACCTTGTTCGACACAATGTCCCATATTTTCCAAACACTTCCCCACGCCCGCATCATCCTGGTGGAAGATGTAAAGGATCGTGTGATTGGATGGGGGCATTACCAGTACTACAGCGCTGACTATCAGGACGATCCTCAAGGCGAGATTGTGTTGGTTAATTCGGTCATTCTCGATCAAAAGTTCCGAAGCAGCCGACTCTTCGTTCATGGATTTCGCCATTTAGCCAATCAAATCGCAGAAGAGAATCCGTCCGTCAAACTCTTTCAGTTTACCGCTTTGGAGGATCATCCCTATCTCAATCGTCTGTATGGCAAATTTGCGCAGCCGATTGGCAAAAGAGAAGGGTACAACGGCACGGAAAATATTTATTCGACTGAATTTGACCGTTTGCTATTTTATTTGAATCGTCCGAATACGAAGAATTGA